From Deinococcus aquaticus, one genomic window encodes:
- the yidC gene encoding membrane protein insertase YidC yields the protein MKTRHLLPLVAIGGALLLSSCSQTGPLPTFGKAITSEWITADFDGRPGDEFIATSNLQDVVFNARGEIIGWYIKSYAGTPYIKQRADGTRDFSALKDQKGIVNMVGERKALAVQAAGTLDPAADAQVTAPTGLTTDVTANRQDAVFRYEQGGVTVTKTVTLHPRNFKIDLKTEVTGGPERVNILFPGLGKADNPRVQGLSQGAPQPAAVQGNGSLNVKNIRYAALQENPSQVAHALIIQPQTTASANAAAPGNEPAAPVNATLTGGAQGLISASVPASSNLEIYGGKNELIHLYQSGYTTLPGLFQPNFFGQISLYIVKLMEALYKVIGNWGLVLMVLTVLLRAVMWPLMQAQGRTTARMQVMQPKIKELQDKYKDRKDADSQKAMQAEMAQLYRDYNFNPAGCFSTFIPFPVLIALWSTIRNFEFDSGFLWLPDLAIPDPLYLLAVVYLIVNIGQLYVMTRKNPDMFRQQAFIYLIFLYFALTFPAGVTIYIILSTLIGIGQQILINKQVEKETATIGQKVEKAPTRPAGKSKPSKTIDAPKK from the coding sequence ATGAAGACAAGACACCTGCTTCCCCTCGTGGCCATCGGCGGCGCGCTGCTCCTGAGCAGCTGCAGTCAGACCGGCCCCCTCCCCACCTTCGGTAAGGCCATCACGTCCGAATGGATCACCGCCGACTTCGACGGTCGGCCCGGCGACGAGTTCATCGCGACCAGCAACCTGCAGGACGTGGTGTTCAACGCGCGCGGCGAGATCATCGGCTGGTACATCAAGAGCTACGCCGGCACGCCGTACATCAAGCAGCGCGCCGACGGCACCCGTGACTTCAGCGCCCTGAAAGATCAGAAGGGCATCGTGAACATGGTCGGGGAGCGCAAGGCGCTGGCCGTTCAGGCCGCAGGCACGCTCGACCCGGCCGCCGACGCCCAGGTGACCGCCCCCACCGGCCTGACCACCGACGTGACCGCCAACCGCCAGGATGCCGTGTTCCGCTACGAGCAGGGCGGCGTGACCGTCACCAAGACCGTCACCCTGCACCCCCGCAACTTCAAGATCGACCTGAAGACCGAGGTCACGGGCGGCCCCGAGCGCGTGAACATCCTGTTCCCCGGCCTCGGCAAGGCCGACAACCCCCGCGTGCAGGGCCTCTCGCAGGGCGCGCCGCAACCGGCCGCCGTGCAGGGCAACGGCTCGCTGAACGTCAAGAACATCCGCTACGCCGCGCTGCAGGAAAACCCCAGTCAGGTCGCGCACGCCCTGATCATCCAGCCGCAGACGACCGCCAGCGCCAACGCGGCCGCGCCCGGCAATGAACCCGCCGCGCCCGTGAACGCCACCCTGACCGGCGGCGCGCAGGGCCTGATCAGCGCGTCCGTCCCTGCCAGCAGCAACCTGGAAATCTACGGCGGCAAGAACGAACTGATCCACCTGTACCAGAGCGGCTACACCACGCTGCCCGGCCTGTTCCAGCCGAACTTCTTCGGTCAGATCAGCCTGTACATCGTGAAACTGATGGAAGCCCTGTACAAGGTCATCGGGAACTGGGGACTGGTGCTGATGGTCCTGACCGTGCTGCTGCGCGCCGTCATGTGGCCCCTGATGCAGGCGCAGGGCCGCACCACCGCCCGCATGCAGGTCATGCAGCCCAAGATCAAGGAACTGCAGGACAAGTACAAGGACCGCAAGGACGCCGACTCGCAGAAGGCCATGCAGGCCGAGATGGCCCAGCTGTACCGCGATTACAACTTCAACCCGGCCGGGTGCTTCTCCACGTTCATTCCGTTCCCGGTGCTGATCGCGCTGTGGTCCACCATCCGGAACTTCGAGTTCGACAGCGGCTTCCTGTGGCTGCCGGACCTCGCCATTCCCGACCCGCTGTACCTGCTGGCCGTCGTGTACCTGATCGTGAACATCGGGCAGCTGTACGTCATGACCCGCAAGAACCCGGACATGTTCCGTCAGCAGGCGTTCATCTACCTGATCTTCCTGTACTTCGCGCTGACCTTCCCGGCAGGCGTGACCATCTACATCATCCTGTCCACCCTGATCGGCATCGGGCAGCAGATCCTGATCAACAAGCAGGTCGAGAAGGAAACCGCCACCATCGGCCAGAAGGTCGAGAAGGCCCCCA
- the yidD gene encoding membrane protein insertion efficiency factor YidD: MTGPDPRPAGGLAARGLLRAVRYYQSALSPRKPVPTCRFTPTCSEYAAQAIERHGAARGAWLASWRVLRCNPLVPGGFDPVPEHFPKRRPHTP, encoded by the coding sequence GTGACGGGTCCGGATCCGCGTCCCGCCGGGGGGCTCGCGGCCCGCGGTCTGCTGCGCGCCGTCCGGTACTATCAATCGGCGCTGTCCCCGCGCAAGCCCGTGCCCACCTGCCGCTTTACCCCCACCTGCTCGGAGTACGCGGCGCAGGCCATCGAACGGCACGGCGCGGCGCGTGGCGCGTGGCTGGCCTCCTGGCGCGTGTTGCGCTGCAATCCCCTGGTGCCGGGCGGGTTCGACCCGGTGCCCGAGCACTTCCCCAAAAGGCGACCCCACACCCCATGA